A genomic region of Limnohabitans curvus contains the following coding sequences:
- a CDS encoding response regulator transcription factor — MRILLIEDDAVLQAVMLRSLSDAGHRVDAASHLEDGAHFWQVQAYDAVLLDLNLPLNGQPHAQQGSGLQLLREARARGDRTPVLVLTARNRTDERIAGLDAGADDYLGKPFDLEEVEARLRALVRRSQGVDDEVQVGQLRLHRKHHRIFLGDADLALPAREFEVLCELMTPPGRAVSKRVLSDKLSGFDEALGDNALEAFISRLRKKLADSGATIRTLRGIGYVLEEQP, encoded by the coding sequence TTGCGAATTTTGTTGATTGAAGACGACGCCGTGTTGCAAGCGGTGATGCTGCGCAGCCTCAGCGATGCGGGTCATCGCGTGGACGCTGCAAGCCATTTGGAAGATGGCGCGCACTTCTGGCAAGTGCAGGCCTATGACGCGGTATTGCTGGATTTGAATTTGCCGCTCAACGGCCAGCCCCATGCCCAACAAGGCAGTGGTTTGCAGCTTTTGCGCGAAGCGCGTGCCCGTGGCGACCGCACACCGGTGCTGGTGTTGACGGCGCGTAACCGTACTGACGAACGCATTGCCGGCTTAGACGCTGGTGCAGACGACTACCTTGGCAAACCCTTTGATTTGGAAGAGGTGGAGGCCCGTTTGCGCGCCTTGGTTCGCCGCAGTCAGGGCGTGGATGATGAGGTGCAAGTGGGGCAGTTGCGCTTGCACCGCAAGCACCATCGTATTTTTTTGGGGGATGCTGATTTGGCCTTGCCCGCGCGTGAGTTTGAGGTGCTGTGCGAGCTGATGACGCCACCGGGTCGCGCCGTGAGCAAGCGTGTGTTGTCAGACAAACTTTCGGGATTTGATGAGGCGCTGGGTGACAACGCCTTAGAGGCTTTCATTTCCAGGTTGCGTAAAAAATTGGCAGACAGCGGTGCCACCATTCGCACCTTGCGCGGGATTGGCTATGTTTTGGAAGAGCAGCCATGA
- a CDS encoding sensor histidine kinase — MKATHSKPSLRNRLLRHVLVPLAVTWLLGSALVVGIASYFAQQAFDRALLDDAYLVASHVRRVTGESGALDLSLSAQEMSTVLFDQSESLYFAVLSPSGALLAGHAGLRPPQFDDNLKPHFDAIEYQGRVLRSVTIYREHPGNFYVVMAQTTASRDHLLQRLLTFSIVPQLLLLMGLAAWLQRAIEDDLVPLADLEHAVGRRDARDLTPVPVSATTRDVQRLGQAINALLGRIAHSVQAQREFSGNVAHELRTPLAGIRALADYGLRQNDPQVWREQLLGIAQSQERASHLVDQLLALALADEAQHTLEQMPVAIDALVGEAVLRFLPRADAAGVDLGARGIEQPVWAFANAALIEGVLNNLLDNALRYGRAPDGESHITVSVVDAPQAVVLAVIDNGPGVSPEQLKKLTQRWVQGSAGEALKEGSGLGLAIVSEYVRLLGAKVTMQTESPHGLRVSITLNKPL; from the coding sequence ATGAAAGCCACGCACAGCAAACCCTCGTTGCGCAACCGTTTGTTGCGTCATGTCTTGGTGCCGCTGGCGGTGACGTGGTTGCTGGGCTCTGCGTTGGTCGTGGGCATTGCTTCTTACTTTGCACAACAGGCGTTTGACCGTGCTTTGCTAGACGATGCTTATTTGGTGGCCAGCCATGTACGTCGTGTGACGGGCGAGTCAGGCGCGTTGGATTTGAGCCTCTCCGCCCAAGAGATGAGCACGGTTTTGTTTGACCAAAGTGAATCGTTGTATTTTGCGGTGCTCAGCCCCAGTGGTGCTTTGTTGGCGGGTCACGCCGGGTTGCGTCCGCCGCAGTTTGACGACAATTTAAAACCGCATTTCGATGCCATTGAATACCAAGGCCGTGTGTTGCGCAGCGTCACCATTTACCGCGAGCATCCGGGTAATTTTTATGTGGTGATGGCTCAAACCACGGCCAGCCGCGACCACTTGTTGCAGCGCTTGCTCACGTTTTCTATTGTTCCGCAACTGCTGTTGCTCATGGGCTTGGCCGCTTGGCTGCAGCGCGCGATTGAAGACGATTTGGTGCCGCTCGCTGACCTTGAACATGCCGTGGGCCGCCGTGACGCGCGTGACCTAACCCCTGTGCCTGTCAGCGCCACCACGCGAGATGTGCAACGCTTGGGTCAAGCCATCAATGCGTTGTTGGGGCGCATTGCGCACAGCGTGCAAGCGCAGCGCGAGTTCTCGGGCAATGTCGCGCATGAGTTGCGCACGCCTCTCGCTGGCATTCGTGCTTTGGCCGATTACGGCCTGCGTCAAAACGACCCGCAGGTGTGGCGCGAGCAGCTGCTTGGCATTGCACAAAGCCAAGAACGGGCCAGCCACTTGGTCGACCAGTTGTTGGCGTTGGCCTTGGCCGATGAGGCGCAACACACCTTAGAACAAATGCCTGTCGCCATTGATGCGCTGGTGGGCGAAGCGGTGTTGCGCTTTTTGCCCCGAGCCGATGCTGCTGGTGTTGACCTGGGTGCGCGTGGCATTGAACAACCCGTGTGGGCGTTTGCCAATGCGGCTTTGATAGAAGGCGTGTTGAATAATTTGCTCGACAACGCCTTGCGTTATGGCCGCGCGCCTGATGGCGAAAGCCACATCACGGTGTCGGTGGTGGATGCCCCGCAAGCCGTGGTGTTGGCCGTGATTGACAACGGCCCCGGCGTTTCGCCCGAGCAGCTCAAAAAACTCACGCAACGCTGGGTGCAAGGCTCGGCCGGTGAGGCACTCAAAGAAGGCTCGGGTTTGGGCTTGGCCATCGTCAGCGAGTATGTGCGTTTGCTCGGCGCCAAGGTGACCATGCAAACCGAAAGCCCCCACGGCTTGCGGGTGAGCATCACCTTGAACAAGCCCTTGTAA
- the mnmG gene encoding tRNA uridine-5-carboxymethylaminomethyl(34) synthesis enzyme MnmG — MLYPQEFDVIVVGGGHAGTEAALAAARMGAKTLLLSHNIETLGQMSCNPSIGGIGKGHLVKEVDALGGAMALATDESGIQFRILNSSKGPAVRATRAQADRILYKAAIRRMLENQPNLWLFQQAVDDLMVEGDRVVGACTQAGIRFRSRTVVLTAGTFLDGKIHVGLNNYAGGRAGDPPAVSLSARLKELKLPQGRLKTGTPPRIDGRTIDFSQCIEQPGDGVANQTENGARSAGVLGEVPVFSYMGGASMHPQHMPCWITHTNQRTHDIIRSGFDRSPMFTGKIEGVGPRYCPSVEDKINRFADKDSHQIFLEPEGLTTHEYYPNGISTSLPFDIQYELVRSMKGLENAHIIRPGYAIEYDYFDPRELKRSFETRAIGGLFFAGQINGTTGYEEAAAQGLFAGINAALQCRSLAGAANDFGGAWTPGRDQAYLGVLVDDLTTKGVTEPYRMFTSRAEFRLQLREDNADMRLTELGREMGLVDDARWDAFSRKRDAVSRETERLKSIWVNPRNLSVAEAERVLGRAIDREYNLADLLRRPDVSYQGLMSLDDAKHQNQELVDALVGDEVSRETTRAVIEQIEIAAKYSGYIDRQRDEVARAANYENLQLPEDLDYNQVTALSFEVRQRLSRQRPETLGQASRLSGITPAAISLLLIHLKRSRVKGFAQESAVNNSTEAV, encoded by the coding sequence ATGTTGTACCCCCAAGAGTTTGATGTCATCGTCGTAGGCGGTGGTCACGCTGGCACCGAAGCCGCGTTGGCCGCTGCACGCATGGGGGCTAAAACTTTACTCTTAAGTCACAACATCGAAACCTTGGGCCAGATGAGCTGCAACCCGTCTATCGGCGGCATCGGTAAAGGCCACTTGGTCAAAGAGGTGGACGCTTTGGGCGGTGCCATGGCCTTGGCCACTGACGAGTCGGGCATCCAGTTCCGCATCCTCAACAGCTCCAAAGGCCCAGCCGTGCGCGCCACCCGCGCACAAGCCGATCGCATTTTGTACAAAGCCGCCATCCGCCGCATGTTGGAAAACCAGCCCAATCTGTGGCTGTTCCAGCAAGCGGTCGATGACCTGATGGTGGAGGGTGACCGCGTGGTGGGCGCTTGCACCCAAGCGGGTATCCGATTCCGCAGCCGCACCGTGGTGCTGACGGCGGGCACATTCTTAGACGGCAAGATTCATGTGGGCTTGAACAACTACGCCGGTGGCCGCGCGGGCGACCCGCCTGCGGTCAGCTTGTCGGCGCGACTCAAAGAACTCAAGTTGCCTCAAGGCCGCTTGAAAACTGGCACCCCCCCGCGCATTGATGGCCGTACGATTGATTTCAGCCAATGCATCGAACAACCCGGCGATGGCGTGGCCAACCAAACCGAAAACGGCGCACGCTCGGCGGGCGTGTTGGGCGAGGTACCGGTGTTCAGCTATATGGGGGGAGCATCCATGCATCCGCAACACATGCCGTGTTGGATTACCCATACCAATCAGCGCACCCATGACATCATCCGCTCCGGCTTTGACCGCAGTCCTATGTTCACCGGCAAGATTGAGGGCGTCGGCCCACGTTACTGCCCCAGTGTGGAAGACAAGATCAACCGCTTTGCGGACAAAGACAGCCACCAAATTTTCTTAGAGCCCGAAGGCCTGACCACACACGAGTACTACCCCAATGGCATCAGCACCAGCTTGCCGTTTGACATTCAGTACGAGCTGGTCCGTTCGATGAAGGGCTTGGAAAATGCTCACATCATTCGCCCCGGCTACGCCATCGAGTACGACTACTTTGACCCCCGTGAACTCAAACGCAGTTTTGAAACCCGCGCCATCGGCGGCCTGTTCTTTGCAGGACAAATCAACGGCACTACGGGTTACGAAGAAGCGGCGGCACAAGGCTTGTTCGCTGGTATCAACGCCGCTTTGCAATGCCGCAGCTTGGCCGGCGCCGCCAACGACTTTGGCGGTGCGTGGACACCGGGCCGCGACCAAGCCTACTTGGGTGTGTTGGTGGACGACCTCACCACCAAGGGCGTGACCGAGCCTTACCGCATGTTCACCAGCCGAGCGGAGTTCCGTTTGCAGCTGCGCGAGGACAACGCCGACATGCGCCTGACTGAACTTGGCCGCGAAATGGGCTTGGTGGACGACGCCCGCTGGGATGCCTTCAGCCGCAAGCGTGATGCTGTTTCACGTGAAACAGAGCGCCTTAAATCGATCTGGGTGAATCCTCGTAACTTGTCGGTGGCAGAAGCCGAGCGTGTGCTGGGCAGGGCCATTGACCGTGAATACAACTTGGCCGACTTGCTCCGCCGCCCCGATGTGAGTTACCAAGGCCTGATGTCTTTGGATGACGCCAAGCACCAGAACCAAGAGCTTGTAGACGCCTTGGTGGGTGATGAGGTTTCACGTGAAACAACCCGAGCTGTCATTGAGCAGATCGAGATTGCTGCCAAATATTCCGGTTACATCGACCGTCAGCGCGACGAGGTGGCGCGTGCTGCCAATTACGAAAACCTACAGTTGCCCGAAGACTTGGACTACAACCAAGTTACCGCTTTGTCGTTTGAGGTGCGTCAGCGGCTGAGTCGCCAGCGACCCGAAACCCTGGGGCAGGCGTCGCGCCTGTCGGGCATCACGCCTGCGGCTATTTCTTTGTTGCTCATTCACCTCAAGCGATCGCGTGTCAAAGGTTTTGCTCAAGAGTCTGCTGTCAACAATTCGACCGAGGCCGTCTGA
- the rsmG gene encoding 16S rRNA (guanine(527)-N(7))-methyltransferase RsmG translates to MDLIAKWTKVYNLTAVRDGNEMLTHHLLDSLAVVAPLRRELAKLDVANSAASGERPGLAVVRSKFSLLDVGSGAGLPGIVIAITCPDVAVTCVDTVAKKAAFIQQVAATLRLPNLKGLHARVESLTQPYDVVCSRAFASLVDFTTWSKSALATHGVWMAMKGKHPDQELAVLPESVKVFHVELLQVPGLDAERCIIWMRG, encoded by the coding sequence ATGGATTTGATCGCCAAATGGACCAAGGTTTACAACCTGACCGCAGTGCGTGATGGCAATGAAATGCTCACGCACCATCTGCTCGATAGCTTGGCGGTGGTTGCCCCTCTGCGTCGCGAGCTGGCTAAGTTGGATGTGGCGAATTCGGCGGCATCGGGTGAGCGGCCCGGGCTCGCTGTAGTTCGGTCGAAGTTCAGCTTGCTTGATGTGGGTTCGGGCGCTGGCTTGCCAGGCATCGTCATTGCCATCACTTGCCCCGATGTGGCAGTGACTTGTGTGGATACGGTGGCCAAAAAAGCCGCCTTCATTCAGCAGGTGGCGGCGACTTTGAGGTTGCCCAACCTCAAGGGTCTGCATGCACGGGTCGAAAGCCTGACCCAGCCCTACGATGTCGTTTGTTCTCGTGCTTTTGCTTCGCTGGTGGACTTCACCACATGGTCCAAATCTGCCTTGGCCACGCATGGTGTGTGGATGGCGATGAAGGGTAAGCACCCGGACCAAGAGCTGGCCGTGTTGCCGGAAAGCGTCAAAGTGTTTCACGTGGAACTGCTCCAAGTGCCCGGCTTAGATGCCGAGCGCTGCATCATCTGGATGCGCGGTTAA
- a CDS encoding LysE family translocator — protein MFGIADYGAFVVAIIVFLAIPGPGNLALLTATGKGGVRSGLAATLGVIAGDQVLLWLAVAGLSAVLINYPGLYSSVKWAGAAYLLGLGYSLFNSKPGDAPVLNMKPDHYFRQGLFITVLNPKAIVFYMAFFPLFVDPAVHQGLVTFGFMAITIAALTFLYGLVVVLLAHHLAERVRANPMVSVMLNKVAGTLLMGFGLKLALF, from the coding sequence ATGTTTGGTATCGCGGACTACGGCGCTTTCGTCGTGGCCATCATTGTCTTTTTGGCCATTCCCGGCCCCGGTAACTTGGCCTTGCTCACCGCAACGGGCAAGGGTGGGGTGCGGTCTGGTTTGGCTGCCACGCTGGGCGTGATCGCGGGTGACCAGGTGTTGTTGTGGTTGGCCGTGGCGGGTTTGTCGGCGGTGCTCATCAACTATCCTGGTTTGTACAGCTCGGTCAAATGGGCGGGCGCTGCTTACTTGTTGGGTTTGGGCTATTCCTTGTTCAACAGCAAGCCGGGTGATGCGCCAGTGTTGAATATGAAGCCCGATCACTACTTTCGCCAAGGGCTGTTCATCACGGTGTTGAACCCCAAAGCGATTGTGTTTTACATGGCTTTTTTTCCTTTGTTTGTAGACCCGGCGGTTCATCAAGGTTTGGTCACCTTTGGTTTCATGGCTATCACCATTGCGGCGCTTACTTTTCTTTATGGGTTGGTGGTTGTTTTGCTGGCCCACCATTTGGCTGAGCGCGTGCGCGCCAATCCGATGGTGAGCGTGATGCTCAACAAAGTAGCGGGCACCTTGCTCATGGGTTTTGGCCTGAAGTTGGCGCTGTTTTAA
- a CDS encoding ParA family protein: protein MAKIFCVANQKGGVGKTTTTVNLAAGLAFVGQRVLMVDLDPQGNATMSSGVDKREMELSVYDVLLEEASVAEARIRSNWGTDGVRAKIPTYDVLGANRDLAGAEVELVSLERRENRLKQALAAVDTEYDFVLIDCPPSLSMLTLNGLCCAHGVIVPMQCEYFALEGLTDLVNTIKQVHANLNRDLKIIGLLRVMFDPRITLQQQVSDQLKDHFGDKVFSAVIPRNVRLAEAPSYGLPGVVFDPSAKGSHAFVDFAQEMVERVKAF from the coding sequence ATGGCCAAAATCTTTTGCGTTGCCAATCAAAAAGGTGGCGTTGGCAAGACCACCACCACCGTCAATTTGGCGGCTGGCTTGGCATTCGTCGGGCAGCGCGTGTTGATGGTTGACTTGGACCCACAAGGCAACGCCACCATGAGTTCGGGCGTCGACAAGCGCGAGATGGAACTGTCGGTTTACGACGTGTTGTTGGAAGAAGCCAGCGTGGCCGAAGCCCGCATTCGCAGCAATTGGGGCACCGATGGCGTGCGCGCCAAGATTCCAACCTATGACGTCCTGGGTGCCAACCGGGATTTGGCAGGTGCGGAAGTGGAGCTGGTGTCTTTGGAGCGCCGTGAAAACCGCCTAAAGCAAGCCTTGGCCGCTGTGGATACCGAGTACGACTTTGTGCTTATCGACTGCCCTCCGTCACTCTCCATGCTCACTCTCAACGGCTTGTGCTGCGCGCACGGCGTCATCGTGCCCATGCAGTGCGAATACTTCGCTCTGGAAGGCTTGACCGACTTGGTCAATACCATTAAGCAAGTGCATGCCAACCTCAACCGGGACCTCAAAATCATTGGCCTCTTGCGCGTCATGTTTGACCCGCGCATCACCTTGCAACAGCAGGTGAGTGACCAACTCAAAGACCACTTTGGCGACAAAGTGTTCAGCGCTGTTATTCCTCGCAATGTGCGTTTGGCCGAAGCACCCAGCTACGGTTTGCCAGGCGTGGTGTTTGATCCGTCTGCCAAAGGCAGTCACGCGTTTGTCGATTTTGCGCAAGAAATGGTGGAGCGCGTCAAAGCGTTCTAA
- a CDS encoding RBBP9/YdeN family alpha/beta hydrolase, producing MTASVLILPGWRNSGPTHWQSLWQQTHGYVRVEQHSWDWPLRGDWMMQLEEAVLANPDAVLVAHSLGCLLVAAWAAHSLQTHRVKAALLVAPADVERAEMQQMLHSWSPIARARLPFPSVMATSRNDPYCSFMRASALAHAWGSRMVDCGMSGHINADANLGDWPEGFALLQDLLKEEVTHGH from the coding sequence ATGACGGCTTCAGTTCTCATCCTGCCTGGCTGGCGTAACAGCGGGCCCACCCATTGGCAAAGCCTGTGGCAGCAGACGCACGGCTACGTGCGTGTGGAGCAGCACAGCTGGGATTGGCCCTTGCGTGGTGACTGGATGATGCAGCTGGAAGAAGCTGTGTTGGCTAACCCGGACGCCGTGTTGGTGGCTCACAGCTTGGGCTGTTTGTTGGTGGCGGCATGGGCCGCACATTCGTTGCAAACACACCGTGTCAAAGCCGCATTGTTGGTGGCTCCTGCAGATGTCGAGCGAGCCGAGATGCAACAGATGCTCCACAGTTGGAGCCCCATCGCGCGCGCGCGTTTGCCGTTCCCAAGCGTGATGGCCACCAGCCGCAACGACCCTTATTGCAGTTTCATGCGCGCAAGTGCTTTGGCGCACGCGTGGGGCTCGCGCATGGTCGATTGCGGCATGAGCGGCCACATCAATGCCGACGCCAACTTGGGCGATTGGCCCGAAGGCTTTGCCTTGTTACAAGATTTACTCAAAGAAGAAGTTACCCATGGTCACTAA
- a CDS encoding ParB/RepB/Spo0J family partition protein, with product MVTKKPKGLGRGLEALLGPKVDDSVAAQAAAADGLPSTLPLTQMVPGMYQPRTRMDEGALYELAESIKAQGIMQPILVRQLTDGPNAGKYEIIAGERRSRAAKLAGLDTVPVLVRNVPNEAAAAMALIENIQREDLNPLEEAQGLQRLIKEFGLTHELAAQAVGRSRSAASNLLRLLNLADPVQSMLMAGDIDMGHARALLALDRGTQITAANQISAKKMSVREAESLVKKLSAEFNLVPQKPKSEKSRDIKRIEEELSDLLTAQVEVRVKKRVKRHGRVEEMGELAIQFGSLDELNGLIDKLRKS from the coding sequence ATGGTCACTAAAAAACCCAAAGGCTTAGGCCGCGGCCTTGAAGCCTTGCTCGGCCCCAAAGTAGACGACAGCGTTGCTGCACAAGCAGCAGCAGCGGACGGTTTGCCCAGCACCTTGCCGCTCACCCAAATGGTGCCCGGCATGTATCAGCCACGCACGCGCATGGACGAGGGCGCTTTGTATGAGTTGGCCGAAAGCATCAAGGCCCAAGGCATCATGCAGCCCATCCTCGTGCGTCAGCTCACCGATGGCCCCAATGCTGGCAAATACGAAATCATCGCTGGTGAACGCCGCAGTCGCGCTGCTAAATTAGCTGGCCTAGACACCGTGCCCGTGTTGGTGCGCAACGTGCCGAACGAAGCTGCCGCGGCGATGGCGCTGATTGAAAACATCCAGCGCGAAGACCTCAACCCGCTCGAAGAAGCACAAGGCTTGCAACGCCTCATCAAAGAGTTTGGTCTCACGCACGAGCTGGCAGCACAAGCGGTGGGGCGTTCACGCAGCGCCGCCAGCAACTTGCTGCGCTTGCTCAACTTGGCCGACCCTGTGCAGTCCATGCTCATGGCGGGCGACATTGACATGGGCCATGCACGTGCTTTGTTGGCGCTGGATCGCGGGACGCAAATCACTGCGGCCAATCAAATTAGCGCGAAAAAGATGTCGGTGCGTGAAGCTGAAAGTTTGGTCAAAAAGCTCAGCGCCGAATTCAACCTCGTGCCGCAAAAACCCAAAAGCGAAAAATCACGCGACATCAAACGCATCGAAGAAGAGCTTTCCGATTTGCTCACAGCGCAAGTTGAAGTGCGCGTTAAAAAGCGCGTCAAGCGTCATGGCAGAGTCGAAGAAATGGGCGAGTTGGCGATTCAGTTTGGATCGCTCGATGAACTCAACGGACTGATTGACAAACTGCGCAAATCGTAA